TGACACCATGGGGCCGGCGGTTTTCATCATGACAGAGGGCAGGCTCTACACCGCGACCATCACCATGACCGTCAATTTCCTCGCCCCGGCCAAACCGGGGCCGATCGTCGGCGAGGCGAGCGTGACGCAGCTCGGCAAGACCGTCGCGTTCGTCGAGGGCAGGTTGATGGCCGGGGACGGCACCGTGCTCGCGACCTCAACCGCGAGCGCGCGGCTGGTCGAGACCGCCAAGGCCATCAGGCGCGAGCACCTTGAGGTGGCTGCCGGTGGAATCGTCTAGACCGCGCCGGCCCGGGTCGCCCCGGCGGGCATCGTCACGATCGGCGGCTTGGCGTTGAGGCCCTCGACCTGGAAGCCGGCGACGCGCTTGTAATTGGCGGCGATGTCTTCCAGTTCCTTCAGCGACAATACGTCGGTGACGACGTTGTAGCCGTCGGGCGCGCGCTCCTCGACCAGTTGCATCACCTGCTCGGGCCCGTTGCGCCGGTTGAGCAGGACGAGATCGGTGGTCGCGGGCCGCCGCTCGGCCTCATAGGCGAGCAGCGCGGCGTTGGTAGGGCCTTGCGCCAGAATTTCGCGGGTCAGCACGCGGGCATCGAGAATCGCCTGCGAGGCGCCGTTGGAGCCGATCGGGTACATCGGATGCGCGGCGTCGCCCAT
The sequence above is drawn from the Bradyrhizobium sediminis genome and encodes:
- a CDS encoding PaaI family thioesterase, with amino-acid sequence MIATALDRLTAPPSSKLLGWHLLDARPSEGWVRIGFDGKKVFCNPAGFVQGGILSAMLDDTMGPAVFIMTEGRLYTATITMTVNFLAPAKPGPIVGEASVTQLGKTVAFVEGRLMAGDGTVLATSTASARLVETAKAIRREHLEVAAGGIV